The Candidatus Methylomirabilis sp. genome contains a region encoding:
- a CDS encoding toprim domain-containing protein: MIVESPAKAKTIGKYLGKEFVVTASMGHVRD, encoded by the coding sequence GTGATTGTCGAGTCGCCTGCGAAGGCGAAGACGATCGGTAAATATCTCGGCAAGGAGTTTGTCGTGACGGCCTCGATGGGCCATGTCCGCGATC